One genomic window of uncultured delta proteobacterium includes the following:
- a CDS encoding OmpA/MotB domain protein: MKFFKSFALLAAMTLMFAVSATAAPVGNLIPKINSFDFLVDQSGSMMMSNNSAGLLTRTTTKAAIAKEALFRVNDEIPALGYSGGMHTFAPLSEVLPQSTYNQASMKKAIESLKTDLPIYGRLTPWGDSIGSLAGDYNRMSRKAGVIMVTDGNSNLGSDPVAQVTALYNANPDICVHVISVADKPEGKAAIQKIASMRSCSVVVEAAELVRSDAAVQKFVADVFYDVAGGRIDLRSVQFGFDSAVITDESAAILDEVAKMLQGSPRNLEIGGHTCSIGSDEYNMGLSQRRANAVKNYLAKKGIPAASMTAVGYGESQPKFDNRTEEGRRLNRRAEIN; encoded by the coding sequence ATGAAATTTTTTAAGTCCTTTGCTCTGCTCGCGGCCATGACCCTCATGTTCGCGGTGAGCGCTACCGCGGCCCCGGTCGGTAACCTGATCCCCAAAATCAACAGCTTTGATTTCCTGGTGGACCAGTCCGGCTCCATGATGATGTCCAACAACTCCGCCGGTCTGCTGACCCGGACCACCACCAAGGCGGCCATTGCCAAAGAAGCCCTCTTCCGCGTCAATGACGAAATCCCCGCTCTCGGTTACTCCGGCGGCATGCACACCTTTGCTCCCCTGAGCGAAGTTCTGCCCCAGAGCACCTATAACCAGGCTTCCATGAAGAAAGCCATCGAAAGCCTGAAGACCGACCTGCCGATTTACGGCCGTCTGACCCCCTGGGGCGACAGCATCGGCTCCCTGGCCGGCGACTACAACCGCATGAGCCGTAAGGCCGGCGTCATTATGGTTACCGACGGCAACTCCAACCTCGGCTCCGACCCGGTTGCCCAGGTGACCGCGCTGTACAACGCCAACCCCGACATCTGCGTGCACGTGATCTCCGTTGCGGACAAGCCCGAAGGCAAGGCCGCCATCCAGAAGATCGCCTCCATGCGCAGCTGCTCCGTGGTTGTTGAAGCCGCTGAACTGGTCCGCAGCGACGCCGCTGTCCAGAAGTTCGTGGCCGACGTGTTCTATGATGTCGCCGGTGGCCGCATCGACCTGCGCAGCGTGCAGTTCGGCTTCGACTCCGCCGTCATCACCGACGAATCCGCCGCCATCCTTGACGAAGTTGCCAAGATGCTCCAGGGCTCCCCGCGCAACCTCGAAATCGGCGGGCACACCTGCTCCATCGGTTCCGACGAATACAACATGGGCCTGTCCCAGCGCCGCGCCAATGCGGTTAAGAACTACCTCGCGAAGAAGGGCATCCCCGCCGCCTCCATGACCGCCGTTGGTTATGGCGAAAGCCAGCCCAAGTTTGACAACCGTACGGAAGAAGGCCGCCGCCTGAACCGCCGCGCGGAAATCAACTAA
- a CDS encoding hypothetical protein (Evidence 5 : No homology to any previously reported sequences), which produces MFSDKEGSLLPQGSRPEGLVPVGRVREPLRASRATMGSLAHDRGQKRSLTQYQGKLSHYRGLKTLGKHPRKRYKWHLPIRPMAGDFVKPRRGKGFDNAR; this is translated from the coding sequence TTGTTCTCAGACAAGGAAGGCTCGCTTTTGCCGCAGGGAAGCCGACCCGAAGGGCTTGTGCCCGTTGGGCGAGTCCGCGAGCCCTTACGGGCATCGAGAGCAACGATGGGCTCTTTGGCCCATGACCGAGGACAAAAGCGGAGCCTGACGCAGTATCAGGGCAAACTGAGCCACTACCGGGGATTAAAAACTCTAGGCAAACACCCCCGGAAACGATATAAATGGCACCTTCCGATCCGGCCCATGGCCGGAGATTTTGTGAAACCGCGCCGCGGTAAAGGATTTGACAATGCGCGCTAA
- a CDS encoding conserved exported hypothetical protein (Evidence 4 : Homologs of previously reported genes of unknown function), translating into MKTNTTLPYALSFLFLLVCLTVTPGTGVCPAHAADAAPAAKKTPEAKKPPVAKAQPKAKPKVAPRQTPAALTNIEASAPKKVAPAAPTKSQTAAAPAQQQTAVDDKLKNSLDVFAKDCITRMNKQRRPGITDKEVKRQPDGSFMARYMAVDPDSLVTSYNPTDNNKTIKYIGRMNYHEVEYVCTGKDQKQALAGPFNESNRTPITELIKYKGGKWTY; encoded by the coding sequence ATGAAGACCAACACCACCCTCCCTTATGCCCTTTCTTTTCTTTTCCTCCTTGTTTGCCTGACGGTTACGCCAGGCACAGGCGTCTGCCCGGCCCATGCCGCCGACGCCGCTCCGGCGGCGAAAAAGACGCCTGAAGCGAAAAAGCCCCCCGTGGCAAAAGCGCAACCCAAAGCCAAACCCAAAGTTGCGCCGCGGCAAACCCCCGCAGCCCTGACCAATATTGAAGCATCCGCTCCCAAAAAAGTGGCCCCGGCCGCGCCGACGAAAAGCCAGACAGCGGCCGCCCCGGCGCAACAGCAAACGGCTGTGGACGACAAGCTGAAAAATTCGCTGGACGTTTTTGCCAAGGACTGCATTACCCGCATGAACAAGCAACGCAGGCCCGGCATCACGGATAAGGAAGTAAAACGGCAACCGGACGGGTCCTTTATGGCCCGCTACATGGCCGTTGACCCGGACTCCCTTGTAACGTCCTACAACCCGACCGATAATAACAAGACCATAAAATATATCGGCCGGATGAATTACCACGAAGTTGAATACGTCTGCACGGGCAAGGACCAGAAACAAGCCCTGGCGGGACCGTTCAACGAAAGCAACCGCACGCCCATTACCGAACTTATCAAGTACAAAGGCGGCAAGTGGACGTATTGA